GATTCATATTGATGTAACAAGAATGGATGCTATCTATTTTGTCATCATAACGTATACATTCAGTAATGCTGCCTCGTTTGCAGAAATTTTTAGAGCTGCTATTTTAACGATTGACCGTGGGCAATTAGAAGCGGCTTACGTTGTCGGCTTAAATCGAGCGCAAGCATTTTTACGTATTATTTTGCCACAGGCGCTACGTATCGCCTTTCCAAATATAGCGAATACGATGGTTAGCTCGTTAAAGGATACGTCATTGGCATTTTCAATTGGTGTTATGGATATGGTCGGTCGAGGAGAAACGCTGATTGCTTCGACTACAAGAGCATTAGAAATCTATTTGGCACTATCAGTCGTTTATTATGTGATTGTGGTGTTCGCGGAAAAGGTATTGAAACGTAATGAACGCTATCTCAACCGTTATATGAAAGAAGTAGCGATGAGCTAGGGGGAAAGGATAATGACTATCGATGTAGCTTTTATAGGGCAGGCTTTACAGGAAATTTTTAAGGTGTTGCCTTTAACTTTGTTTATGACATTTACACCTGTTTGTTTAGGTATTTTAATTGGCATCATCGTCGCCTTTGTTCGCCTAAAACAACTAAAAATACTAGCACCGTTATTAAATTTTTACGTTTCTTTTTTCAGAGGCACACCGATTATTATGCATATTATGCTTATTTACTTTGGAATACCAATTGTTGTAGATGCAATGGCACAAGCATTGAATTTGGATTTTCAGTCAAATACGATTCCAATTTTATTTTTGGTCTTACTAGCGTTGACGTTAAGTGCAGGGGCTTATGCATCAGAAATTATACGATCCGGTATTTTAGGTGTGCCACAAGGGCAATTAGAAGCGGCGTATGCTGTTGGGCTAACCTTTTCGCAGGCAATGCGACGTTTGATATTACCTCAAGCATTTAGTCAATCCATACCGAATTTTACAAATGTCTTTATTGGATTTTTGCATGCGACCTCTTTGGCATTTTTTGTCTCAATTAAAGAGTTAACAGGCGCAGCGAATATCGTGGCTTCAGTTAATTTAAAGTTTTTAGAGGCATTTATAGCAGTCGGTTTAATCTATTGGGGTGTTTCAATTGTTGTGGAATGGTTTGCTCACCAAATCGAAAAGAGGGTGACGGCTTATAGTAAGGGAGGCATCTAGTTGTGTGCAATAAGAACGCTGTTCAACGCCTGAGTGCTTATCCCGTTTTCAATCGAAAAAGAAGTGAAAGGAGTGTTGTTTATGACAGTAGCACAAATTGTTATTGAACATTTACGACAAGAAGATTATCCAGCTTATTTGGAAGTGCTAGTGGACAGTTATGCGCAGTATGAGAAAGATTACAAAGACCCAGCGCATTGGGCTCAATATTTACAAGATATTCGGTCGTCTGTTGGCAATCCAAATGCAGAGACAATATTAGTTGCAAAGCGTGAGCAGGAAATTGTAGGAGGCTTGCAACTATTTACAAATGCTGAAAAAGCATACGGTCTTCCTGAACTTGGTATTGAGTCAACGATTGTACGCTTATTAGCAGTTCATCCGAAAGGGAGGGGGCAAGGTGTGGCTAAAAAATTATTACAAGAAAGTTTTGCCTTTGCTCGCAAGCGTCAGGATCAATCTCTCTATTTACATTCTGGTGATATTATGCAAGTTGCGATCAACCTCTATTTATCACTCGGTTTTGTCCGAGACGAGTCAAAAGAGTTTTATAAAGGCGATATCTTGGTGAAAAGCTTCCGCTATGATTTGTAACGAATAACCCGCTGAAAAGTAACCAGCGAGTGTTGTTAGATGTTTCAAAAAAATCATTTATGAAGAAGGTTATCTCATCGAAACAATGGTTCCACGTGCACTTGAACAGAGCGTGACATAAGTGCCTGTCACCTTTAATCATATTCAAAACACGACCTTCTCCTTAGTTGGAGGGGTCGTGTTTTTTCTCAATTAATGAAAGTGAAAATTTATCGCTACTACAAGTTGAAAATTTTTCCTGGATTCATAATATTATGTGGGTCAAGTGCTGCCTTAATGCTTTTCATAACAAGTAATGAGGCACCGTGCTCCATTGATTGATATTTCATCTTCCCAATCCCTACACCATGTTCTCCTGTACAAGTTCCACCGCGAAGCAATGCATACTG
This genomic interval from Lysinibacillus sphaericus contains the following:
- a CDS encoding amino acid ABC transporter permease gives rise to the protein MGNDFDWMLIANVLPILLQYLPVTLEILFFSIVFGILFGFVAAIPKLLQIPILKQMVTIYISFIRGTPILIQLFLVFYGVPALLKMIHIDVTRMDAIYFVIITYTFSNAASFAEIFRAAILTIDRGQLEAAYVVGLNRAQAFLRIILPQALRIAFPNIANTMVSSLKDTSLAFSIGVMDMVGRGETLIASTTRALEIYLALSVVYYVIVVFAEKVLKRNERYLNRYMKEVAMS
- a CDS encoding GNAT family N-acetyltransferase → MTVAQIVIEHLRQEDYPAYLEVLVDSYAQYEKDYKDPAHWAQYLQDIRSSVGNPNAETILVAKREQEIVGGLQLFTNAEKAYGLPELGIESTIVRLLAVHPKGRGQGVAKKLLQESFAFARKRQDQSLYLHSGDIMQVAINLYLSLGFVRDESKEFYKGDILVKSFRYDL
- a CDS encoding amino acid ABC transporter permease is translated as MTIDVAFIGQALQEIFKVLPLTLFMTFTPVCLGILIGIIVAFVRLKQLKILAPLLNFYVSFFRGTPIIMHIMLIYFGIPIVVDAMAQALNLDFQSNTIPILFLVLLALTLSAGAYASEIIRSGILGVPQGQLEAAYAVGLTFSQAMRRLILPQAFSQSIPNFTNVFIGFLHATSLAFFVSIKELTGAANIVASVNLKFLEAFIAVGLIYWGVSIVVEWFAHQIEKRVTAYSKGGI